The following proteins are co-located in the Macadamia integrifolia cultivar HAES 741 chromosome 3, SCU_Mint_v3, whole genome shotgun sequence genome:
- the LOC122073931 gene encoding exocyst complex component SEC3A-like: MAKSSADDDELRRACETAINDGGGSKQQVVLSIRVAKSRGIWGKSGKLARHHMAKPRVLAISAKSKGQKTKAFLRVMKYSSGGVLEPAKLYKLKHLSKVEVIANDPSGCTFMLGFDNLRSQSVAPPQWTMRNIDDRNRLLLCILNMCKEVLGRLPKVVGIDVVEMALWAKENTPAVTNQAHHPQDGGPVVPEDMEALLGTYVMGIGEAEAFSERLKRELLALEAANVHAILESEPLIEEVLQGLESASICVDDMDEWLGIFNVKLRHMREDIESIEIRNNKLEMQSVSNKALIAELDKLLERMRVPPEYAACLLEGSFDEARMLQNIEACEWLTGALRSLEVPNLDPCYANMRAVKERRAEHEKLKAKFVRRASEFLRNYFSSVVDFMISDKSYFSQRGQLKRPDHADLRYKCRTYARLLQHLKSLDNNCLGRLRKAYCSSLNLLLRREARDFANELRASTKASRIPTVWLEASAGSNQTVNNADTSSVSDAYAKMLTIFIPLLVDESSFFAHFMCFEVPALVPPGGPANGKKNGSNDDVNDDDLGIMDIDDNDSKVGKTSADLGTLNECLHELLDGIQEDFCAVVDWAYKIDPLRCISMHGITERYLSGQKADAAGFVRLLLDELESRISMQFSRFVDEACHQIERNERNVRQMGVLSYIPRFAILATRMEQYIQGQSRDLVDQAYTKLVSIMFVTLEKIAQTDPKYADIVLLENYAAFQNSLYDLANVVPTLAKFYHQASESYEQACTRHINMIIYYTFERLFQFARKIEDLMYTITPEEIPFQLGMSKIDLRKMLKSSLSGVDKSVSAMYRKLQKNLTSEELLPSLWDKCKKDFLDKYDSFAQLVAKIYPSETIPSVAEMKELLASM, encoded by the exons CCAAATCTAAAGGCCAGAAAACTAAAGCTTTTCTTCGTGTCATGAAATATTCTTCTGGTGGAGTTCTTGAG CCTGCAAAATTGTACAAGCTAAAGCATCTTTCCAAAGTGGAGGTTATTGCGAATGACCCCAGTGGCTGTACATTTATGCTG GGATTTGATAACCTCAGGAGCCAGAGTGTTGCTCCTCCTCAGTGGACCATGCGGAACATTGATGACAG GAATCGTCTTCTGCTTTGCATCTTAAACATGTGTAAAGAGGTTCTGGGCCGTCTTCCCAAAGTTGTTGGTATAGATGTCGTCGAGATGGCTCTTTGGGCTAAG GAAAACACGCCAGCTGTCACCAACCAAGCACATCATCCTCAAGATGGGGGACCAGTTGTCCCAGAGGACATGGAGGCTCTTCTTGGCAC GTATGTCATGGGTATTGGTGAAGCAGAGGCATTTTCTGAAAGATTGAAGCGAGAACTTCTTGCTTTGGAAGCGGCAAATGTGCATGCCATTTTGGAAAGTGAACCTTTGATAGAGGAG GTATTGCAGGGGCTAGAATCGGCATCCATTTGTGTGGATGATATGGACGAGTGGCTGGGAATTTTCAATGTAAAACTTAGGCACATGAGAGAGGACATTGAATCG ATAGAAATTCGTAATAATAAGTTGGAGATGCAATCTGTAAGTAATAAAGCACTTATTGCAGAGCTTGATAAACTTCTTGAACGGATGCGTGTTCCTCCTGAG TATGCAGCATGTCTACTAGAAGGTTCTTTTGACGAGGCGCGTATGCTTCAAAATATTGAAGCATGTGAATGGCTAACGGGTGCTTTACGTAGTTTGGAAGTACCTAATTTGGATCCTTGTTACGCAAACATGCGAGCT GTTAAAGAGAGGCGTGCTGAACATGAAAAATTAAAAGCTAAATTTGTGCGTAGAGCTTCTGAGTTCTTGAGAAACTACTTTTCCAGTGTGGTAGATTTTATGATAAGTGATAAGAGTTACTTCTCGCAG CGTGGGCAGTTGAAGAGGCCTGATCATGCTGATCTTCGGTACAAATGCAGGACATATGCACGCCTTCTGCAACATTTGAAG AGCCTTGATAACAATTGCTTGGGCCGATTACGAAAAGCTTATTGTAGCTCCCTTAATTTGCTTCTTCGTCGAGAG GCTCGAGATTTTGCCAATGAGCTTCGTGCTAGTACAAAAGCATCAAGAATTCCAACAGTCTGGCTTGAAGCATCTGCAGGTTCCAATCAAACTGTGAACAATGCAGACACTTCTAGTGTTTCTGATGCATATGCTAAGATGCTTACAATTTTTATACCCCTCCTTGTAGATGAG AGTTCGTTCTTTGCACATTTCATGTGCTTTGAAGTTCCGGCACTTGTTCCACCTGGAGGTCCTgccaatgggaaaaaaaatggatccAATGATGATGTAAATGATGACGATTTGGGCATCATGGACATTGATGACAATGACAGCAAAGTTG GTAAAACTTCGGCCGACCTGGGAACATTAAATGAATGTCTTCATGAGTTGCTTGATGGAATCCAA GAAGATTTTTGTGCTGTGGTGGACTGGGCATACAAGATTGATCCTTTACGTTGCATATCAATGCATGGGATTACAGAGCGTTATCTTTCTGGTCAGAAAGCTGATGCTGCAGGATTTGTACGCCTTTTGCTTGATGAGCTAGAGTCAAGAATTTCGATGCAGTTCAGCCGG TTTGTTGATGAAGCTTGCCACCAGATTGAGAGGAATGAGCGCAATGTTCGGCAGATGGGTGTCTTGTCTTATATCCCAAG ATTTGCGATCCTTGCAACACGCATGGAGCAGTATATCCAGGGGCAATCTAGGGATTTGGTTGATCAGGCCTACACAAAACTT GTTAGTATAATGTTTGTGACTTTGGAGAAAATTGCACAAACTGATCCAAAGTATGCTGACATTGTGCTTTTAGAGAACTATGCGGCATTCCAGAACAG CCTTTACGACCTAGCTAATGTTGTGCCCACACTTGCAAAGTTCTACCACCAAGCAAGTGAATCGTATGAACAAGCTTGCACACGTCACATCAACATGATCATATACTAT ACATTTGAAAGACTCTTCCAGTTTGCTCGAAAAATTGAAGATTTGATGTACACAATCACACCAGAGGAG aTCCCTTTCCAGCTTGGGATGTCTAAAATAGATCTCCGTAAGATGTTGAAATCCAGTTTATCCGGG GTTGACAAGTCTGTCAGTGCAATGTATAGAAAGTTACAAAAGAATTTGACTTCTGAGGAATTGCTGCCTTCTTTATGGGATAAATGCAAG AAGGATTTTCTAGACAAATATGATAGCTTTGCACAGTTGGTTGCTAAGATTTACCCCAGCGAAACAATTCCATCTGTAGCAGAGATGAAAGAGCTTCTTGCTTCTATGTAG